The proteins below come from a single Lactobacillus johnsonii genomic window:
- a CDS encoding LPXTG cell wall anchor domain-containing protein — MKKKKFKKLKHRKEMRHYIDPNDLKEKDNKTSYLKEIAGLATILGAGVTGGAMMADDRVYAAESSVDRKSEIIGSNSITGSIDEEVSNNNQKTASATDSNSVKLSQSQSTEQSVTYSKSRSLLASMSLSTSTSFSQSASASAAVSLSESASASTSAAKSTSDSKSKSTSKASTKESTSQKSESKSTAENTKTSSESESVLAASSVSKNNEGSASDNNSQVVGSVSDSIQLNPSGKTNSKSTEKENSISNSEAQSSSTSKSLSISESVSDSISQSESISDIVSQSQSFSHSLSQSESVLSSLSLAKNKSTEKRSNTQKIHRSHLSSNEHNTVLQSNKNVEENSTGINRSANTSHVSKSTITSAYSSSSNNIPTASQASLDLNKNISSLVNLPLATNNTIERNNSTANSQLPIALGANFVTLATTNDTVVKPTFSGTVMIKNADGSNVNGTDFKDGAVPTYTFRLSTYGDSNVTNPQFIIMIPKGFTATTADFSTLTNTQGTDIFSGGGFAGPYNGKSTIKALGNYGPNGEQLFMITLTGATPTWGNNFGGQVKLTLDANAKGVVSYNVYGVPFVSEVSNYAVANGTSAYGGGSYTFNVNGQAIEVVKNSTGINNQQGSINYILNKTVELPQFTGVASFGNLNSSGIFVSGNSINYTSNTPQSQIPALSVRLSTVGDSTVNNPQFVVMIPKGFTSSVTDFNLINKDVGNYFGGVFNGSNQYSTSNYSIEDLGKVGPNGEQLFKIQLDFNPGWNAARNFGGQFKLTLDPTQTGTYSYGNNGVPIVSELASDATPTAGTYTFVANGQNIAVVKSGFSSHINYAINTNLIPTFTGTAILDANGKTYSGDSVPTYSFRLSTTGESTVQNPKFIVMIPDGFTATTDDFSFNTSGYSGTASVKELGNYGPNGEQLFEVSLTGTTPNFTTNSVMGSVKLSPNFNGQTGGSHTYSNATAPLVAEVSNYSNTTYGTYTFNTSDGAVTVVKSPQTVNWTDPSNQAANSSGSVTYTIQVGKEQLPTTAYTISNIKVTPVAGETSSDAGYEQLAFSITPKQTLQDGQYIDVHLGLPDSNGNIENYDSKLAANLPLMTPNGVQIATAYNMGTYYRIVFNSEAAAYTSGNNKLTLNPILRWGNPQSQQPSISINQGSDNTTNLGKVYVYQYTDDESKNGTLFAYTPTNDVTINGQHYASGLHIQGQYVYDKQYLDCNNTTTAGIFYNNNRVWGPNNSVSINTNWANAIGFKIATSGAATSEANTGSNFDIAITVGNSKEFTYTWLTDSQMEDRIKSIYAWYVNNELSNEVAGSSPTNVYLKNEINKVSQMTSPVTVTHEETTTANGEIEMVYHVKIADSSIRLKGLIIPLTVSANGFTMPDDIKSYQEDLDKSPTVDKNNYENTPNMGAATSNTALQAALQNTAHPVMTITNNVTGDTVSLPNTIDWNTWKAGIAYGVNGDVTNSSDSTNTRTATLEFINDTNPSNPITLTQATNNFQGPAEGTIIFSDATATLEGLESEGYILEKVVDNQTGQVLTPPDGVSISDLSKYVYGSLGDGPNKFTVYLRKIDTASISASQSESIVISHSESMSNSLSNAVSMSESLSNSVSMSESLSNSVSMSESLSNSVSMSESLSNSVSMSESLSNSVSMSESLSNSVSMSESLSNSVSMSESLSNSVSMSESLSNSVSMSESLSNSVSMSESLSNSVSMSESLSNSVSMSESLSNSVSMSEGLSNSVSMSESLSNSVSMSESMSNSVSMSESLSNSVSMSESLSNSVSMSENLSNSVSMSESMSNSVSMSESLSNSVSMSESLSNSVSMSESLSNSVSMSESISNSVSMSESLSNSVSMSESISNSVSMSESMSNSVSMSESLSNSVNMSESLSNSVSMSESMSNSVSMSESLSNSVSMSESLSDSVSMSESLSNSVSMSESLSSSVSMSGSLSNSVSMSESLSNSVSMSESLSNSVSMSESLSNSVSMSESLSNSVSMSESLSNSVSMSESLSNSVSMSESMSNSVSMSESLSNSVSMSESMSNSVSMSESLSNSVSMSESLSNSLSMSESLSNSVSMSGSMSNSVSMSESLSNSVSMSESMSNSVSMSESLSNSVSMSESLSNSVSMSESLSNSVSMSESLSNSVSMSESLSNSVNMSESLSNSVSMSESLSNSVSMSESLSNSVSMSESMSNSVSMSESLSNSVSMSESMSNSVSMSESLSNSVSMSESLSNSVSMSESMSNSVSMSESLSNSVSMSESLSNSVSMSESLSNSVSMSESMSNSVSMSESLSNSVSMSESLSNSVSMSESMSNSVSMSESLSNSVSMSESLSNSVSMSESLSNSVSMSESLSNSVSMSESMSNSVSMSESMSNSVSMSESLSNSVSMSESLSNSVSMSESMNNSVSMSESLSNSVSMSERVSESTSFSTSITSKSMRSTNTSESLSTSNVSASQSLIPSEIPANSLRSETGQANSVTPIASEKRLSSNRRNSESIGIIKVNKTNRMAKRPRNQKLPQTGTKNNSSLLGIIAASLGALLGLRSRKNNKK, encoded by the coding sequence ATGAAAAAGAAAAAGTTCAAAAAACTAAAACATCGAAAAGAAATGAGACATTATATCGATCCTAACGACTTAAAGGAAAAAGATAATAAAACATCTTATCTAAAAGAAATTGCCGGCCTGGCTACTATTTTGGGAGCTGGAGTTACCGGTGGCGCTATGATGGCAGATGACCGTGTTTATGCAGCAGAAAGTTCTGTAGATAGAAAGTCCGAAATCATTGGGTCCAATTCAATTACGGGTTCTATTGATGAAGAAGTTTCTAACAACAATCAAAAGACTGCTTCGGCTACAGATTCTAATTCTGTTAAATTAAGCCAAAGTCAAAGTACTGAACAATCAGTTACTTATTCAAAGAGTAGATCATTACTAGCAAGTATGTCACTTTCAACTTCTACTAGTTTTTCTCAATCCGCTAGTGCATCTGCTGCTGTCTCATTATCTGAATCAGCATCTGCTTCAACTTCAGCAGCTAAGTCAACCTCAGATTCGAAATCTAAATCTACATCTAAAGCATCAACTAAAGAATCTACATCACAAAAATCTGAAAGTAAGTCTACTGCTGAAAATACAAAAACAAGTAGTGAAAGTGAATCAGTTTTGGCTGCTTCTTCAGTTTCAAAAAATAATGAGGGGTCAGCATCAGATAATAATTCACAAGTAGTTGGTTCTGTATCTGATAGTATCCAACTCAATCCTTCTGGTAAAACAAATAGTAAATCTACTGAAAAAGAAAATAGCATTAGTAATTCGGAAGCACAAAGTTCATCTACTTCTAAGAGCCTCAGCATTTCAGAAAGTGTTTCTGACTCTATAAGTCAGTCTGAAAGTATTTCTGATATCGTATCTCAATCTCAAAGTTTCTCACATTCACTGAGTCAATCTGAAAGTGTCCTTAGTTCTCTAAGTTTGGCCAAAAATAAATCAACAGAAAAAAGATCTAATACTCAAAAGATACATAGGTCCCATCTATCTTCTAATGAACATAATACAGTATTACAAAGTAATAAAAACGTTGAAGAGAATTCTACAGGTATTAATAGATCAGCTAATACATCACATGTAAGTAAATCTACAATTACTTCTGCATATAGCTCATCTTCGAACAATATTCCAACTGCATCCCAGGCTAGTTTAGATTTAAATAAAAATATCTCTTCTCTTGTTAATTTGCCTCTAGCTACGAATAATACAATTGAACGAAATAATTCGACTGCAAATTCTCAATTACCAATCGCTTTAGGTGCTAATTTTGTAACTTTAGCTACAACGAATGATACAGTTGTTAAACCTACTTTTTCTGGTACGGTAATGATTAAAAATGCTGACGGCAGTAATGTTAATGGGACAGATTTTAAAGATGGGGCTGTACCGACCTATACGTTTCGTTTATCAACATATGGAGATTCGAACGTTACGAATCCTCAATTTATAATCATGATTCCTAAAGGCTTTACTGCTACTACTGCTGATTTTTCTACTTTAACTAATACTCAAGGGACTGATATCTTTAGTGGTGGAGGATTTGCAGGACCTTATAATGGAAAATCGACAATAAAGGCACTAGGAAATTACGGTCCAAATGGTGAACAACTATTTATGATCACCTTAACTGGTGCAACACCAACTTGGGGAAATAACTTTGGTGGTCAAGTCAAATTAACCTTAGATGCAAATGCAAAGGGTGTAGTTTCATATAATGTATACGGCGTTCCGTTTGTTTCTGAAGTATCCAACTATGCAGTAGCAAATGGGACAAGTGCCTATGGAGGTGGCTCATATACTTTTAATGTAAATGGGCAAGCAATTGAGGTTGTTAAAAACTCTACTGGGATTAATAATCAACAAGGCTCGATTAATTATATTCTTAACAAAACTGTAGAATTACCTCAATTTACAGGAGTTGCTTCTTTCGGTAATTTAAATTCATCTGGTATTTTTGTTTCTGGTAATAGTATCAACTACACTAGTAATACACCACAGTCACAAATACCTGCCCTTTCTGTTCGTCTTTCTACAGTTGGTGATTCTACCGTTAATAATCCACAATTTGTTGTGATGATTCCTAAAGGGTTTACATCGAGTGTAACTGATTTTAACTTAATAAATAAAGATGTTGGCAATTATTTTGGCGGAGTATTTAATGGATCTAATCAATATTCGACAAGTAACTATTCAATTGAAGATTTAGGAAAAGTCGGACCAAATGGAGAGCAGTTGTTTAAAATCCAGTTAGACTTTAATCCTGGCTGGAATGCGGCACGGAACTTTGGTGGACAATTTAAGTTAACACTAGATCCAACTCAGACAGGAACCTATAGCTATGGAAACAATGGGGTTCCAATAGTTTCAGAACTTGCAAGTGATGCGACACCAACTGCTGGTACTTATACTTTTGTAGCTAATGGACAGAATATAGCTGTGGTAAAAAGTGGCTTCAGTTCACATATTAACTATGCGATTAATACAAATTTGATTCCTACGTTTACTGGTACTGCAATTCTTGATGCAAATGGAAAAACGTATAGTGGAGATTCAGTTCCAACTTATAGTTTTCGTTTATCAACAACTGGGGAATCTACAGTTCAAAATCCTAAATTTATTGTAATGATACCCGATGGATTTACAGCTACTACAGATGACTTCAGCTTTAACACTAGTGGATATTCTGGTACGGCATCAGTTAAAGAGTTAGGCAATTATGGACCAAATGGAGAGCAACTCTTTGAAGTATCATTAACTGGGACGACGCCTAACTTTACAACAAATTCAGTAATGGGATCAGTTAAACTGAGTCCAAACTTTAATGGTCAAACCGGTGGTAGTCATACCTATTCAAATGCAACTGCGCCTTTGGTGGCAGAAGTTTCTAACTATTCTAATACAACTTATGGAACGTATACTTTTAATACAAGTGATGGAGCGGTCACTGTTGTAAAAAGCCCACAAACTGTTAATTGGACTGATCCAAGTAACCAAGCTGCTAATAGTAGTGGAAGTGTTACTTATACAATACAGGTAGGGAAAGAGCAATTACCGACTACTGCCTATACCATCAGTAATATTAAAGTGACACCAGTTGCTGGAGAAACCAGTAGCGATGCTGGGTATGAACAGCTCGCCTTTTCAATTACTCCAAAACAAACTTTGCAAGATGGTCAATATATTGACGTCCATTTGGGACTACCCGATAGTAATGGGAATATTGAAAATTATGATAGTAAATTAGCAGCTAATCTCCCCTTAATGACTCCTAATGGAGTTCAAATAGCTACTGCATATAATATGGGTACGTACTATAGAATAGTTTTTAATTCAGAAGCTGCAGCTTATACCAGTGGTAATAATAAGTTAACTCTTAATCCGATATTAAGATGGGGAAATCCACAGTCCCAACAACCATCCATTAGTATTAATCAAGGTAGTGATAATACCACTAATTTAGGAAAAGTTTATGTTTATCAATATACTGATGATGAATCTAAAAATGGAACTTTATTTGCTTATACTCCTACCAATGATGTGACAATAAATGGACAACATTACGCTAGTGGCCTTCACATTCAAGGGCAATATGTCTATGACAAGCAATATCTTGATTGTAACAATACTACTACAGCAGGTATTTTTTATAATAACAATAGGGTATGGGGACCAAATAATAGTGTCTCCATAAATACTAATTGGGCCAATGCTATAGGCTTTAAGATTGCTACTAGTGGAGCAGCTACTTCTGAAGCTAATACGGGCTCTAATTTTGATATTGCGATTACTGTAGGGAATAGTAAAGAATTTACTTATACTTGGCTTACGGACAGCCAGATGGAAGACCGGATTAAGAGCATCTATGCATGGTATGTAAATAATGAATTAAGCAATGAAGTTGCTGGAAGTTCTCCTACAAATGTTTATTTGAAGAATGAAATAAATAAAGTTAGTCAAATGACTTCGCCAGTTACAGTAACACATGAAGAAACCACTACAGCTAATGGTGAAATTGAAATGGTTTATCATGTTAAAATTGCTGACTCTTCAATTAGATTAAAGGGATTGATTATTCCTTTAACAGTAAGTGCAAATGGTTTTACAATGCCAGATGATATCAAGTCATATCAGGAAGATCTTGATAAATCACCTACTGTAGATAAGAATAACTATGAAAATACTCCTAATATGGGTGCAGCTACAAGTAATACAGCCTTACAAGCAGCATTGCAAAATACAGCACACCCGGTTATGACTATTACAAATAATGTTACAGGAGATACAGTTTCTTTACCAAATACTATCGATTGGAATACTTGGAAAGCTGGTATTGCCTATGGTGTTAATGGAGATGTTACCAACTCAAGTGATTCTACTAATACAAGAACTGCTACACTTGAATTTATTAATGATACTAATCCTTCAAATCCAATTACACTTACGCAAGCTACGAATAATTTCCAAGGACCTGCTGAAGGAACAATTATTTTTTCAGATGCTACTGCGACATTAGAGGGGTTAGAAAGTGAAGGATATATTCTTGAGAAAGTTGTCGATAACCAAACTGGTCAAGTATTAACTCCACCAGATGGTGTATCTATAAGTGACTTAAGTAAATATGTATATGGATCATTAGGAGATGGTCCTAATAAATTTACTGTTTACTTACGTAAAATAGATACGGCAAGTATTAGTGCTTCACAAAGTGAGAGTATAGTAATATCTCATAGCGAAAGCATGAGCAACAGCCTAAGCAACGCAGTATCGATGAGCGAGAGCTTATCTAACTCAGTAAGCATGAGTGAGAGTTTGAGTAACTCAGTGTCAATGAGTGAGAGCTTGAGCAACTCAGTATCGATGAGTGAAAGTCTAAGCAACTCAGTAAGCATGAGTGAAAGCTTAAGTAACTCAGTATCAATGAGCGAGAGCTTATCTAACTCAGTATCAATGAGCGAGAGTTTGAGTAACTCAGTAAGCATGAGTGAAAGTTTAAGCAACTCGGTATCAATGAGCGAAAGTTTAAGTAACTCAGTAAGCATGAGTGAAAGCCTAAGCAACTCAGTATCAATGAGCGAAAGCTTAAGTAACTCAGTATCAATGAGTGAGAGCTTGAGTAACTCAGTAAGCATGAGTGAAAGCCTAAGCAACTCCGTATCAATGAGTGAAGGCTTAAGCAACTCAGTAAGCATGAGCGAAAGCCTAAGCAACTCAGTGTCAATGAGTGAAAGCATGAGTAACTCAGTAAGCATGAGCGAAAGCCTAAGTAACTCAGTAAGCATGAGTGAAAGTCTAAGCAACTCAGTAAGCATGAGTGAAAACCTAAGTAACTCCGTATCGATGAGTGAAAGCATGAGTAACTCAGTGTCAATGAGCGAAAGCCTAAGCAACTCAGTAAGCATGAGTGAAAGCTTAAGTAACTCAGTGTCAATGAGTGAGAGCTTGAGCAACTCAGTATCGATGAGTGAAAGCATAAGTAACTCAGTAAGCATGAGTGAGAGCCTGAGTAACTCAGTATCAATGAGCGAGAGCATAAGTAACTCAGTATCAATGAGTGAAAGCATGAGCAACTCAGTAAGTATGAGCGAAAGTTTGAGTAACTCAGTAAACATGAGTGAGAGCTTAAGCAACTCGGTCTCAATGAGCGAGAGTATGAGCAACTCGGTATCGATGAGTGAAAGTCTAAGCAACTCAGTGTCAATGAGCGAAAGCTTAAGCGACTCTGTCTCAATGAGTGAGAGTTTAAGTAACTCGGTATCAATGAGCGAAAGTTTGAGTAGCTCAGTATCGATGAGTGGAAGTTTAAGCAACTCGGTATCAATGAGCGAAAGTTTAAGTAACTCAGTAAGCATGAGTGAAAGCCTAAGCAACTCAGTAAGCATGAGCGAAAGTTTGAGTAACTCAGTATCAATGAGTGAGAGCTTGAGTAACTCAGTAAGCATGAGTGAAAGCCTAAGCAACTCAGTAAGCATGAGTGAAAGCTTAAGCAACTCAGTAAGCATGAGTGAAAGCATGAGTAACTCAGTAAGCATGAGCGAAAGCCTAAGCAACTCAGTGTCAATGAGTGAAAGCATGAGTAACTCAGTAAGCATGAGCGAAAGCCTAAGCAACTCCGTATCGATGAGTGAAAGCTTAAGCAACTCATTGTCAATGAGTGAAAGCCTAAGTAACTCAGTATCGATGAGTGGAAGCATGAGCAACTCAGTAAGCATGAGTGAAAGTTTAAGCAACTCGGTATCAATGAGCGAGAGTATGAGCAACTCAGTGTCGATGAGTGAAAGCTTAAGCAACTCAGTGTCAATGAGCGAAAGTTTAAGTAACTCAGTAAGCATGAGTGAAAGCCTAAGCAACTCAGTATCAATGAGCGAAAGCTTAAGTAACTCAGTAAGCATGAGCGAAAGTTTGAGTAACTCAGTAAACATGAGTGAGAGCTTGAGTAACTCAGTAAGCATGAGTGAAAGCCTAAGCAACTCCGTATCAATGAGTGAAAGCTTAAGCAACTCAGTAAGCATGAGTGAAAGCATGAGTAACTCAGTAAGCATGAGCGAAAGCCTAAGCAACTCAGTATCAATGAGCGAAAGCATGAGTAACTCCGTATCAATGAGCGAGAGTTTGAGTAACTCAGTAAGCATGAGTGAAAGCTTAAGCAACTCAGTATCAATGAGCGAAAGCATGAGTAACTCAGTATCAATGAGCGAGAGTTTGAGTAACTCAGTAAGCATGAGTGAAAGCTTAAGCAACTCAGTATCAATGAGTGAGAGCTTGTCTAACTCAGTAAGCATGAGTGAAAGCATGAGTAACTCAGTAAGCATGAGTGAAAGCTTAAGTAACTCAGTAAGCATGAGTGAAAGCCTAAGCAACTCAGTATCGATGAGTGAAAGCATGAGTAACTCAGTGTCAATGAGCGAAAGCCTAAGCAACTCAGTGTCAATGAGTGAAAGTCTGAGCAACTCAGTATCGATGAGCGAGAGCTTATCTAACTCAGTAAGCATGAGTGAAAGCTTAAGCAATTCAGTATCAATGAGCGAAAGCATGAGCAACTCGGTCTCAATGAGTGAGAGTATGAGCAACTCAGTAAGCATGAGTGAAAGCTTAAGCAACTCAGTATCGATGAGCGAAAGTTTAAGTAATTCGGTCTCAATGAGTGAAAGCATGAACAACTCAGTATCGATGAGTGAGAGCTTATCTAACTCGGTAAGCATGAGCGAAAGAGTCTCTGAATCCACTAGTTTCTCTACTTCTATTACTTCTAAATCTATGCGTTCAACAAATACTAGTGAAAGCTTAAGTACCTCGAATGTTTCAGCTTCTCAAAGTTTGATACCTTCTGAAATTCCTGCAAATTCACTAAGAAGTGAAACAGGACAAGCAAACTCAGTTACACCTATTGCTAGCGAAAAGCGTCTATCTTCAAATAGAAGAAATTCCGAATCAATTGGAATAATTAAAGTAAATAAGACTAATAGAATGGCAAAGCGGCCTCGTAACCAGAAGCTTCCACAAACGGGTACTAAAAATAATTCCAGTTTGTTAGGAATAATTGCAGCTAGCTTGGGAGCATTATTAGGGTTAAGATCCAGAAAAAATAATAAAAAATAG
- a CDS encoding Cof-type HAD-IIB family hydrolase, which produces MAVKLIAVDLDGTLLTSGNTISPETLRTLQVAHGMGIKVVLASGRPLSGVMPFETQLGLEGAEEYAVVFNGAVVQDLSGKVLMSQEMNYRDFEVMLRLQRLAHVNLHFETTERFWTLDRDLSVQMQINAALTDNEIRVRERKEIPQDFTFNKVGFTCAKDSDQIEKLWNSIPYWAFESYDIVRSLDNCIELNGIGASKGNALMDLAQRLKINPEDVMVFGDQGNDVSMFENPSFKKIAMGNAIEDIKEKADFVTDDNNHNGIAKALKKFVI; this is translated from the coding sequence ATGGCAGTAAAACTAATTGCGGTAGATTTAGATGGAACTTTATTAACTAGTGGAAATACAATTTCACCTGAAACTCTGAGGACTTTACAGGTAGCACATGGGATGGGAATTAAGGTGGTTCTTGCTTCTGGTCGTCCTCTCTCTGGGGTAATGCCTTTTGAAACCCAATTAGGACTTGAAGGAGCAGAAGAATATGCAGTTGTCTTTAATGGCGCAGTTGTACAAGACTTGTCTGGAAAAGTTCTGATGAGTCAAGAGATGAACTATCGCGACTTTGAAGTAATGCTTCGCCTGCAAAGACTCGCTCACGTAAATTTACACTTCGAAACGACTGAACGTTTTTGGACCTTAGACCGTGACTTATCAGTACAAATGCAAATTAATGCCGCTTTAACTGATAATGAAATTAGAGTTCGTGAACGTAAAGAAATCCCACAAGATTTCACCTTTAACAAGGTAGGATTTACTTGTGCAAAAGATAGTGATCAAATTGAAAAACTATGGAATTCTATTCCATACTGGGCCTTTGAATCCTACGATATAGTTCGTAGTTTAGATAACTGTATTGAGCTAAATGGAATTGGAGCTTCAAAAGGAAATGCCTTGATGGATTTGGCTCAACGGTTAAAAATTAATCCTGAAGATGTCATGGTTTTTGGTGATCAAGGAAACGATGTTTCTATGTTTGAAAATCCTAGTTTTAAGAAAATTGCTATGGGAAATGCAATTGAAGATATTAAGGAAAAAGCTGATTTTGTAACCGATGATAATAATCATAATGGGATTGCAAAAGCACTTAAAAAATTTGTGATTTAA
- a CDS encoding RNA-guided endonuclease InsQ/TnpB family protein: MKRMSSLEYHFGVKVRFYPSNNQKKMIKQNYDAQRFVYNQYVGAGRLIYHVKKANRIKQLSSGLPFVMPGMSEYENQQALRMIDTQDLISKPKNIRDKYDFLRVEDIDSLAIANAIQNYHKAWRNYHKIGYGIPTFHKKRSNWSYQTNCQYIKQNEAYLDNGTVRFIDAKHVKLPKLGTVRIVGLRKLIKKRLLDRIPTRIGTASIKKTADDQFYLSLQLGSDIAFVKDYAKTQKQIGIDLNLDNFLTDSNGAMVANPRFYRRAKKKLAHAQRILSRRERRAKKEGRSLCESKNYQKQRLAVAKLHDRIRRQRQDFLQVLSTALIKNHDLVVAEELRSKNLLKNHALAQSISDAGWRSFLTMLEYKADLHGKKFVTIDPKFTTQRCHNCGNIMGQNGYKKLTLKDRKWTCPVCGSYHIRDWNASVNILEKSKGIWKNPKIKKAI, from the coding sequence ATGAAAAGAATGAGCAGTTTAGAATATCACTTTGGCGTAAAAGTAAGATTCTATCCTAGCAATAATCAAAAGAAAATGATTAAGCAGAATTATGACGCACAGCGTTTTGTTTATAACCAATACGTTGGCGCTGGCCGTTTGATCTATCACGTTAAAAAGGCCAATAGGATCAAACAGCTTAGCAGCGGTTTGCCCTTTGTAATGCCGGGAATGTCTGAATATGAAAATCAACAGGCATTAAGAATGATTGATACGCAAGACTTAATTTCCAAACCTAAAAATATTAGAGATAAATATGATTTCTTGCGTGTTGAAGACATTGATAGCTTGGCTATCGCCAATGCAATTCAAAATTATCACAAAGCATGGAGAAACTATCATAAAATTGGCTATGGAATACCAACCTTTCACAAGAAACGAAGCAACTGGTCATATCAGACTAACTGTCAGTACATAAAGCAAAACGAAGCCTATCTTGATAATGGCACGGTTAGATTTATTGACGCCAAGCATGTTAAGCTTCCTAAACTAGGAACAGTGAGAATTGTAGGATTGCGCAAGCTGATTAAAAAGCGCCTGCTTGACCGTATTCCTACTCGAATCGGCACTGCTTCAATTAAGAAAACGGCAGACGATCAGTTTTATCTTTCTTTACAGCTGGGAAGTGATATTGCCTTTGTCAAAGACTATGCTAAAACACAAAAGCAGATCGGCATTGATCTTAATTTGGATAATTTCTTGACGGATTCTAACGGTGCAATGGTAGCTAATCCAAGGTTTTATCGCAGAGCCAAGAAAAAGCTCGCCCACGCTCAAAGAATACTTTCACGTAGAGAACGCAGAGCCAAAAAAGAAGGACGCTCTTTGTGTGAATCCAAGAACTATCAAAAACAGCGCCTAGCCGTAGCTAAACTGCACGACAGGATTCGCAGACAGAGACAAGACTTCTTGCAGGTTCTTTCTACTGCATTAATCAAAAACCACGATTTAGTAGTAGCCGAAGAACTAAGAAGTAAAAATCTGTTAAAGAATCATGCTCTTGCCCAATCTATTTCTGATGCAGGATGGCGGAGTTTCTTAACCATGCTCGAATATAAAGCTGATCTTCATGGCAAAAAGTTTGTCACGATTGACCCAAAATTTACTACGCAAAGGTGTCATAATTGCGGAAACATAATGGGACAAAACGGCTATAAGAAACTTACGCTTAAGGATCGGAAATGGACTTGCCCAGTATGCGGAAGTTATCACATAAGAGATTGGAATGCTTCTGTAAACATCTTAGAAAAAAGTAAAGGTATTTGGAAAAATCCTAAAATAAAAAAAGCAATCTAA
- the tnpA gene encoding IS200/IS605-like element ISLjo5 family transposase: MIKKKDKIKDAGYEKHYVYNTHYHLIWCTKYRNQIFTNTNLAEEMRKLLLQIAKDNQIKIEKMEIMPEHVHLLVSFKPSKSGSSVIKALKGRSGRLFLQAHPEIRQNKMWGGHLWSPSYYFGSVGNMSKEVVEKYINDQVYNAIKDGKPYPSPH, from the coding sequence ATGATAAAAAAGAAAGACAAAATAAAAGACGCAGGCTATGAAAAGCACTACGTCTACAATACTCATTATCATTTGATTTGGTGTACCAAATACCGCAATCAGATTTTTACAAATACCAATTTAGCCGAAGAAATGCGAAAGCTTTTATTGCAGATTGCCAAGGATAATCAAATTAAGATAGAAAAAATGGAGATCATGCCCGAACATGTTCACTTATTGGTTAGCTTTAAGCCTTCTAAATCTGGTTCTAGTGTAATCAAGGCTCTAAAAGGCAGAAGTGGCAGGTTGTTTTTGCAGGCACATCCCGAAATTAGGCAAAACAAGATGTGGGGCGGACATCTATGGTCGCCAAGCTATTATTTTGGCAGTGTAGGCAATATGTCAAAAGAAGTGGTAGAGAAATACATCAACGATCAAGTCTATAACGCAATCAAAGATGGTAAGCCCTATCCATCCCCGCATTAA
- a CDS encoding diacylglycerol kinase: MTKKARLIYNPVSGHEQMLQNVADILNVLEQAGFEASAFRTTPDPLSAQNEAKRCALAGFDLLVGAGGDGTINEVVNGVAPLEKRPKLAVIPAGTTNDFARALKIPRDDLVEAAKVILRGKTQRMDIGRAGKQYFMNIAASGSLTELTYGVPSEVKSVLGYSAYLLKGAEMLPKISSNKMRLTYDEGVYEGDLSMFLLGMTNSIGGFERIMPDAQLSDGLFQLIVVKTANPVDVLRLMAMALNGNHVNDPQIIYTKTKNLKVELLGESKDKDPIPVNLDGEIGGHLPIDFENLKQHIEFYIG; the protein is encoded by the coding sequence ATGACGAAAAAAGCAAGATTGATTTATAATCCTGTCTCAGGTCACGAGCAAATGCTTCAAAATGTAGCAGATATTTTAAATGTATTAGAACAGGCTGGTTTTGAAGCCAGTGCTTTTAGAACTACGCCAGACCCTTTGTCTGCTCAAAATGAGGCAAAAAGATGTGCCTTAGCAGGTTTTGATTTACTAGTTGGTGCTGGTGGAGACGGTACTATTAACGAAGTAGTTAATGGAGTAGCTCCATTAGAAAAAAGACCAAAACTCGCTGTCATTCCGGCAGGAACTACCAATGATTTTGCTCGCGCATTAAAGATTCCTAGAGATGATTTAGTTGAGGCAGCTAAAGTAATTCTGAGAGGTAAAACACAAAGGATGGATATTGGGCGTGCGGGTAAGCAATACTTTATGAACATTGCTGCTAGCGGTTCATTAACTGAGCTCACTTATGGTGTGCCATCAGAAGTAAAATCCGTCCTTGGTTATAGTGCATATTTACTTAAGGGTGCAGAAATGCTACCAAAAATCAGCAGCAATAAGATGCGTTTAACCTATGATGAAGGAGTCTATGAGGGAGACCTATCAATGTTTCTTTTAGGGATGACCAATTCAATTGGAGGGTTTGAACGTATCATGCCAGATGCTCAATTATCAGATGGGCTATTTCAGTTAATTGTGGTTAAAACTGCAAATCCAGTAGATGTTTTACGTTTAATGGCCATGGCTTTAAATGGTAATCATGTTAATGATCCACAGATTATCTATACTAAGACTAAAAATTTGAAAGTAGAATTATTAGGTGAGAGTAAAGATAAGGATCCAATTCCTGTGAATTTAGATGGTGAGATTGGTGGTCATTTACCAATTGATTTTGAAAATCTAAAACAGCATATTGAATTTTATATTGGTTAA